The genomic segment ATACTAGGCGCACTTGAACtctcacgcccaactaggagaggtaggctactgaagttgaagcagCCAATTCTGAGTGTGTGAATAATGCAGGCATCCAGCGGGAACACAGCCCTCTAgtgcagtcagtacacaacacaatgctcatcatgtcttagcaggatcagatggtgaaaGAGGTCCCAGCAGgctcagacagccagggaagaccagtctatggagctcaggtgaattttccagtatattaacaatatcagtgaatgatacaaaattccatcttgaattgatgggtagacctacagtagctacaggacagcagtttaagcttaaagctacagtctgggatctgggaataatggtcatttcaattattgaaccattgattctattcttggataatttactgaacaaaaataaaaacgcaacatgcaacaatttcaaagattttattgagttacagttcatataaggaaatcagtcgcttgaaataaattcattaggccctaatctatggatttcacatgactgggcagggttgCAGCCTTGGAGGGCAAGTTTTGagagagtgtgcaattggcatactgactgcaggaatgttcaccagagctgtcgccagagaattgaatgttaatttctctaccaacgtcattttagagaatttggcagtacatccagctggcctcacaaccacagaccatgtgtatggcgttgtgtgggcgagcggtttgctgatgtcaacattgtgaacagagtgccccatggtggcggcggggttatggtatgggcaggcataagatacggacaacaaacacaattgcattttattgatggcaatttgaatgcacaaaaatactgtgaagagattctgaggcccattgtgaggctaATTCTTTtaaggtatatgtgaccaacagatgcatatctgtatttccagtcatgtgaaatccatagattagagcctaatgaattttattcaattgattgattcatgaactgtaactcagtaaaatcaattaaattgtttcatgttgcctatatttttgttcagtatagtataagGAATTGTTTCAATTCCATatatgtcacggattcagccgaggctgcccctcctccttgctcaggcaggcttcggcgttcgtcgtcaacggagtactagctgctaccgatctatgtttctgtgttctacttgttttgtcttcattgtacacacctggttcccattatgtctatgatttgttccctatttaaccctctggctcccactgtgttgtgtgcgtgtttgttctatgtttggtgttatcgactggtgagcgggattgttctccctgcgtggagtttatGTTCACTTATATTTACGATTAAAGTACGctgtctactagctctgtgtcctgcgcctgactccgtcctacctctacacactgacgcctgacaATATTGTATTTCTATcggcaatgttttttttttttttttctgggggatggatcagcttaatattgcagatagattgtatcttctatcaatgtaattgtcggCAATGTTTTGTTGCATAATGGCTGCCGATGTACCCTACATAAAAGCCAATTTATCCAAATGTTGTAATAATGCGGAGGGCTCCATATAGCTCTGTATTGACATGATTGATTGACGGTAGATGGGGGTGGAAGGTCCTgttgtataaacacaaactcacttccttcacaacagctctgctcaacAGCTCTGTGCTGCTCCgcaaagcgcaagaagtatgaatgccctgacttctgcagaggccgtatcaccgtaaatgctgcacagCCAATGCAGACGCGGATTGACCATGTAGCAACTTTAACCCTCCATCTTATTCAGTGGGTACAGTGCAGAAAAGATCTGTTCCACTTCAAATATTTTTAGGTATCAGTCCCTGTAATATATCAACCATTGAAGGCATGGTAAGTGCAAACACATATTAGATCAGTGAGTAACAACAAGGAGGGAAATGGGTGCATAATACAATTATGAATAGGGCCTGCGTAATAGCTTGGGGATTGTTACCTATAAAATGTATACCTGCAGCCTTCTGTTACACTGGAATATCTTCCAACTCCCCAATTATTCGTGTCAATATGCTCACTTGGATAATAGTATGGATCattgaccacgtttacatgcacaccaatatcccgttattattcgggatactcaagtattctgtttttgagttgacgcatataaacatcatatcccgTTTACAATAACCCCAAAAAAGCTTGTATCCCGGTTATGAGAAACACGGATAAGATGCCTGGAATATGCTGATCTTAGACAGGATACTGTGGCATGTAAGCATCTTATTCCGTTTACAGTTGTTTTTCGCAGTCTGCGCAGGCTAAGTTTCGCATATCATGGGTGCTgtgtgatgttttcatctgattgtcaaacaaatcacttcaaaaagtaggctatcTGCGCAGTTCGATCCACCATAATTCCATAAAAATGTATTTTGCTTATATGTTGTACCAGACCATATTGCCTACTGACTATTTTCACCAATCATTTAGACAACTTTAtgcttataatttccaacatttggtaggccatattATAATTTCCGATATTTGGTAGGCCCTTTGTTTTTCAACTATAGTTGGATACATGccgcttctcttctgtcataacttgttTCTCCATAAATAAAgtagtgctcaccagaataacgaattacattgatagaatgaATGCATTAGTAATCTAGTGGAAACTTGTAATGTTGTCTGTttcgtttagggaccggggagaaaatgcaataactccAAAACAGTGGAAAGATTGGTCCTGTGCAAAATGTCAAAATGTCATCAGTTTGACCGTTTTTTAAAGGAAATTAAATGCTGAGAAAAAGATGAAACACGTTTTTGATTAGACTTCAGTTCGTCTTGTGTCCAGTTGCAGGTCAATCAatcatattttatgtggttgaaatactgtctgcttgcataacagtgtcaaagataacacattacacacacattttctcaagagatgctgaaaaaaagaattcatatttctccactcctgttcccaagaCTAAATTAAAatgtgtatcattttactgcaagaaatgcctAATTCTGTAGGACTTAATATTAAATTAAGCTACAAGTGAGAGGTTATAGGCCTATAGTCAGTGTCCATATTTGAGTTACTATTCAATTTAACCCATATGAACTTAAATGAGGAATATTCTGTTTTCATGGATACAGGGATACTCATGTGCATGTAAACAGCTTTTCCCGAATAAGACCTTAAGCGGGGTATGCATTACTACACGGAATactgtgtgcatgtaaacgtggtcattGATCCCATTCAGTGTTGACCTACAGACCCTATATAGTAAAACTACTTAAACTGTTCTGTGTTTAGGCCTAGAATGATACTTCTACACAACCTTGACCACTGCTATCAAGGTGTTCCAAGAAATAGACAAGGCCTTCACATAACAAACCTGACCAGATTTACAGATCTTATATCCACATTTTTATGGCGAGAGAATAGGACATTATTATGAACTGCCAACTTTGTGGTACAACTGTTTATTAGAAACAATAAATACGTAGCAAAATCAGGAGACCATGTTGTATTAAAACCATATAGAGTTAAAGCTTGTGTCTGAGGTCGTGCATAAGCTGCTGTCTAGCTGTAATCAGGATATTTTCGACTAACCTTTACTTTGTGATACTCTCTTCGATATTGGTTCGAAAGGTGTCTGTAGGAGACCCCTGGAGTGTCACAGGAGACCCCTGGAGTAGGGTAGCACACttctgtgtccagttgcaggtggaACTCGAAAAACTGGAGAATATTCAGAAAAATATTATATCTACGTTTTGTATAGATTGAGAAATGCCTCTTGCATGTGTGTAGATCTTTGTTTTGGTCGCACTGTGTGACATGCTGTCAGCCGCGGCCACGTCACATAGAAACGACTAGTTCCTACAAAGATGTTGGGAAATGCAAGATGTCTGGCAGCTAAAATGGCGAAGTAACTCCTCACTTGGTGCAAAAGGTGGATTTAATTTCTTTCTGAATATTCTTAGATTTTTGGAGtaccacctgcaactggacacataTACATTTATAAGAGACAAGTTTCTTCCAAATCAAGAACGAAGAAAGTATCGGCAAGAAAAATGACTGCTGGTGCTTTTCAAAACCTCTGCTGTAACGGGTATGGAAGTACAGAGTACATTATTTCATTCCCCATTACAAACTGTAGCTGGTTGTATTAGTGGTCTGAAGGGTAGACAGGCTTTTTGTCAACCAGGACCACTTCTCCACTGGAGACCACAGCAGTCTGTATAGTCTTCCTCTGAGCAGCAGCAACATCTCTCCCTGAAAAACACAACAGAAACGGTTAAGAACAGAACCTGGGTCATATTCACAATAACAAAGCATTTGAacgtaggagtgttgatctaggatcagttgtcTGTTAAATCATAATGATTAAGATTATGGACAAGGAGGATCTGATTGTAGATCAGCACTCTGAGACACCATGGGCCATGGTGTCCAAGCAAGGCCTTTGTAAAGGGAGAACCACCACCTACTTTGCCTGTTGCATTTCGGTTCACAGGAGACCCCTGGAGTAGGGTAGCACACAGATGTACTACAGTGGATGAAAATCTGGCAAGAGAGTACAGCATAAAATAAGTTAATGAAAAGGAAATTGTATATCAAATGAAGTTTGTACAATAAAATAGCTAGCCAATTACCCGATCTTTCTGGGGAGACAGAGTGTGGTCCACAAAGGTGAACATCTCGAGGGTGAAGCGTTTGTAGTGGTTGGGGTACAGAAGGCCAGAGGAACCTTCCACAGGGACCATGGTAGTCAGGTAATTATCATTCTGGTAGGAACatctggaaagagagagaggaataataGAAACTTCATGTTGCAAAATGTCATCCAACACTTCCTGTCCAAAGCactttacactgagtgtacaaaacattaggaacacctgctctttccatgacatagacttaccaggtgaatccaggtgaaagctatgatcccttattgatgtcacctgttaaatccacttcagtcagtgtagatgaaggcgaCGAGACAGGTTAACGAAGGACATTTAAGCCTtgtgacaattgagacatggattgcgtATGGTTCCCTTCCGAGGGTGAATGAGCAAAACAAAATGTTTAactgcctttgaacgggatatggtagtaggtgccaggcgcacccgTTTTAATTTTTcatgaactgcaacgctgctgggtttttcacgctcaacagtttcccgtgtgtatcaagaatgctccaccacccaaaggacattcagccatcttgacacaactgtgggaagcattggagtcaacatgggccagcatccctgtggaacgctttcaacaccttgtagagtccattgcccaacaaattgaggctgttctgagggcaaaagggggtgcaactcaatattaggaaggtattcctaatgttttgtacactcagtgtacatgtaaGTCTCAATTCAAAATACATAGTGGTACATGATGTCTTCTGATGTCACATAATGAAGAGATCTCAAACATATTGTTCATAATacatacagtattagtaaaaagaGCAAGACGTATAATCAGGGAGCACAAATCACAGAAATCAGGTTGATTAGTCCTGTAGTTACTCACTCTTCAATGAGGAGATCCCACTGGGGCATGCTGACAGGGCTGGGGGCAGAGGTGGTCCAGCAGTGCTCCAGCATCAGGACCAGGTTGGGATCCTTCCTCTCCAGGATGCGCACCTCAACATACAAAGGCTGCCTCAGGACTTTAGTGAGAGGGTAGTCTTCTTCAGTGTAATACAATGTGAAGGCTCTGGACTCTGGAAGTCAGACAGGATTGGAATAACTTTTGTAAAAGTCAATGAAAAAAACAAAATTTCACTACATGCGTTTGAAATATTACATATTGACACAGAACAAGCCTGAAATTAAATGCACCTTACCGTCATTGCATCCCTTGGTGTCGCATGTTCCTTTGGCCAGTCTGAGTTCCACTCTGAGGGGTCCCAGAGCAGCAACAGGAGCGGGTGCAGGAACAGTGTTCACCTCAATAACCAAAGCCTTCACCGCAGTGGCAGAGTACTTACACTGGAACAGCAGGCTAGATAGGGAGAAAATGGCAGTGATACAATAGGATCTTGAAGCATACTGTACCACTACTTTATGGGCTAAATCTAAGTCCTTACAAGCCTGTGATGTTCTGATTTCCCACTGGGGAAAATAAAGTAAATTCAATCTTACAGAGAGAAGACTCACTCAAAATGGCTGTCCCTGGTGATAGAGCCTCGAGGTCCCATCCCCACTTTATAGGAAGACGCCATCCTGTTCTCATAAACCATATAACCACTTTCCTCCTGCAGGGGTGAGTCCACAGTTAATACTGAGCCAGTGTATAACatatatattatctctctctactcACCTTCAGAGTGGTGCCACAGGCAGTGACAGGGAACTGGTATATGGCGAAGGCTGAAGTGATGCCAACAGGACTGCAGGGGCTGTCATTTCCCCCCAACAGACTGATGGAATCAATGTCTATTTTGGGCCAAGTGGCATCCCTGGCCACCACCACCACAAACTGAGCATCCCTGGTACACTGCACAGTCACTGGGGAAAGAGAGGAAAAAGTAAATGTTTTGTTCAAATATTATCTGAGCATTACAAGACAGACGCAATATCAGACACTCACCTGCCTTCCCATAGTAGCACTGCTGTCCATTGAAGCAGCAGTCGATAGCCTGACATTGAGCCTGAGTAATATCAGGGGTTCCACATTGCACTTTATACTGAGCCTCTACTTGACATCTCTGATCTGGAGTTTTGATTACTGCTGGCCACTGgggctctggcctctggggagtCTGCAGCTGTGGCCCCTGGTGCTCTGGCCTATGGGGAATCTGTAGCTGTGGCCACTGgggctctggcctctggggagtCTGTAGCTGTGGCCCCTGGTGATCTGGCCTATGGGGAATCTGTAGCTGTGGCCACTGgggctctggcctctggggagtCTGCAGTTGTGGCCACTGgggctctggcctctggggagtCTGCAGCTGTGGCCACTGgggctctggcctctggggagtCTGCAGCTGTGGCCACTGgggctctggcctctggggagtCTGCAGCTGTGGCCACTGGGAAGTTTGCTGCTGTGGCCTCTGGGGCTCTGGTCTCTGGGGAGTCTGTAGCTGTGGCCCCTGgggctctggcctctggggagtCGGCAGCTGTGGCCCCTGGGTCTCTGGCCTCTGAGGAGTCTGCTGCTGTGGCCACTGGGGAATCTGCTGCTGTGGCTTCTGGGGCTCTGGTCTCTGGGGAGTCTGTAGCTGTGGCCCCTGgggctctggcctctggggagtCTGCAGCTGTGGCCCCTGGGTCTCTGGCCTCTGAGGAGTCTGCAGCTGTGGGCTCTGGGGCTCTGGTCTCTGGGGAGTCTGCAGCTGTGGCCCCTGGATCTCTGGCCTCTGAGGAGTCTGCTGCTGTGGCCACTGGGGAGTCTGCTGCTGTGGCCTCTGGGGCTCTGGTCTCTGGGGAGTCTGTAGCTGTGGCCCCTGGGGCTCTAACCTCTGGGGAGTCTGCTGCTGTGGCCC from the Coregonus clupeaformis isolate EN_2021a chromosome 14, ASM2061545v1, whole genome shotgun sequence genome contains:
- the LOC121581350 gene encoding proteoglycan 4-like; the encoded protein is MDRRTRRGPAALCCVPEERSAALQDAARMGANNAAWEAICVREIFTSYFFEEGALDEERKQLARHLPLTGKSSHAPQKPSISTAPSRSGSTARRRARRQASASSSRRVGPAPPAAPEAPTIPPAREVIRASTWQHPKDAQPNLRFPPYNNPQPHDTASKPRQPQWPEPQWPQQQTPHRPDSQGPQQQTPQWPQLQTHQRPEPQWPQQQTPHRPDSQGPQQQTPQWPQLQTPQRPELHWRQLQTPQRPEPQGPQLQTPQKPEPQGPQLQTPQRPQPQKPQLQTPQRPEPQGPQQLNPQRPESQGPQLQTPQRPEPQALPMQTQRPESQGPQLQTAQRPEPQRPQQQTPQRPEPQRPQQQTPQRPEPQRPQQQTPQRPEPQRPQQQTPQWPQQPEPQRPQQQTPQWPQQQTPQRPEIQGPQLQTPQRPEPQSPQLQTPQRPETQGPQLQTPQRPEPQGPQLQTPQRPEPQKPQQQIPQWPQQQTPQRPETQGPQLPTPQRPEPQGPQLQTPQRPEPQRPQQQTSQWPQLQTPQRPEPQWPQLQTPQRPEPQWPQLQTPQRPEPQWPQLQTPQRPEPQCQVEAQYKVQCGTPDITQAQCQAIDCCFNGQQCYYGKAVTVQCTRDAQFVVVVARDATWPKIDIDSISLLGGNDSPCSPVGITSAFAIYQFPVTACGTTLKEESGYMVYENRMASSYKVGMGPRGSITRDSHFDLLFQCKYSATAVKALVIEVNTVPAPAPVAALGPLRVELRLAKGTCDTKGCNDESRAFTLYYTEEDYPLTKVLRQPLYVEVRILERKDPNLVLMLEHCWTTSAPSPVSMPQWDLLIEECSYQNDNYLTTMVPVEGSSGLLYPNHYKRFTLEMFTFVDHTLSPQKDRIFIHCSTSVCYPTPGVSCEPKCNRQRRDVAAAQRKTIQTAVVSSGEVVLVDKKPVYPSDH